From the Aspergillus puulaauensis MK2 DNA, chromosome 1, nearly complete sequence genome, the window ACGTCGTCTGATATTCCTGAgccgacatcaacatccacttcgacttcgacaGCGTCACCGACGAGTACGCCGAAGCCGCCTGTTAAAACGATTGATATATGTCTTGGGTCGTCAACGAGCACGACGTGGCAGTTAACCATCCACAACTATCTTGTTTATCCGCCTGGTAAGTCTTCagtggaaagaaaaagagtgCATTGGCCATgctaacaacaacaacaacaacaacaccagaTTCCGCCTGCAACGGTCTATACATCACAGACCCCAGCATCGGTTCCTCCACACCAGTCTGCGACATCCCCAAGGACGAAGTCACCTTCAACTACTGCAgtgaagacggcgacgccAAATTCGTGGACGAGGGCCCCGAGGTCTTCGACGGATGCGGATTCCAGCTCGAGCTCGATGGAAAGAAGTATACGCCGAAACAGCTGGACCCGGATGACGACGATAATAACCCGTGCGCGTATACCTGTGCTAGCGGGGGCACGATTTCGTTCGTTCGGGGGCTTTTGTTGTTTGAGGAGATTCCTGAGTGCGATCAGGAAGGTAAAGGTCTTTAAAGTGCTTGGGGGTGGGATGTTTATATATGAAGATGTTTGTATATGAAGAGGCTACATGTATAGGCAAACAGGATCATTGCAGAGTCACTACTGTCACTACTGTCCATTTCAGCATACTTGTGGAATATATCCAGCTGAGTTATAGCCGTATTGAAAATATATCACAGTAGCTGCTCAAGCAATTCCCGAGCGCTACTCTCAGCCATAACGCGGCTACCACTCTCTGTCTCGTGCGTCGACATATCGCTCCCTGGCACAGTCTCACGTAGGAACTCCATTATCACGCCTACtacctcaatatcatcaataTGAGGTCTTTCCTGTCGCCCAGGTGTAATTCCGGCAGAGACTGGACGGATTCTGACGAACGAGTATTGGAAGACGTTTTCGCTGTTTGAACTGCTGTCTTGCTCCACGAGGACTATCCAGCTCCCGGGGTGTAGATCTCTGACTCGAACTATGGCTCTTGGTGGGTCGCTGCCAAAGAATCCGGCGGGAATGGGGCTCACATGTAGTCCTGCTTTGTCGTCGTCCGTGGTAAGTGACGAGCTCCCGTATGCGAATTGCAGGATGGCCTTGTCAGAACCCGAGCCCAGGGAACGGAGATATGATAGAAACCGGACGGAAAAACTCTCGGCGTCTAGAAGGGTGTTGCTCATGTCGTAGTACTTGTAGCTGCTCTGGTATTGTGGAAGCTGATCCACAAACGTGAACATGTGTACTGCGGGAAAGACCTGGGCGATGACGGAACTGAAATCAGCACTATCAGTCGAGGACGATGTAGATGTTCGGCTATGCAGGCCTGCTGAAAATGCCCAAGTTGAATAGATGCTTTTGTCTCGTAGCCACCCCAGGTCTCCTGACCTcccctgcagcagctgcgtAAAGAAACGAGCAGAGGCAGTATCGCTGTCCCTGTCTGGTCTCTGTAAGATGCAGACCTGCTTGAGGGCTGGGGCCTTTGTCAGAGATGCTGCTAAATCACCAAGACCTCCGTTGTTTAGGTCGAAGTTATCGACACCGAGACTAAGTGCAGATGCATCCTGAAGCTCGTTAGATATAATAGCAGTGGCAATAACTCTAGGCGAGAGGTTCCTAAATATAACCCAGTTATGGTGTTTATATTTAGCATATATAATACGCAGGATATAGCCTGAGACCTTAGATGACCCTAGGCTATCAGGTATCTCTTcaagccgccgccgcagctgGTCACGGAACTCGGCCAGCTTTTGAAAGTTACTGAATGTGCTTCCATCGAGGTCTATATCCGTAGGATCCTGTGTGAGAGTAAGCAGACCATCGATGGCGCGGTCAATGTGCATTTGCGGTGCTTCGTTTGAGGTGGTCAACGAGTTTGATGTATCTTCGACAGAAGTAGTGGGCTTTGAAGGCCAAAGGTCTGTTTTGAGTTAGAGATGTGTAGATGTATGGGCTTGGTCACTGACAGTCGGAGATGCTTGAGAGGATGCCTTGCGAAGATGCCTTATCCTGATCTTCTCCAGTCTCTTCACGCTCCGGCGGCCAAATGTCTATCCCAAGTCAGCACGCATATCATCATGATCCTGTGGACAAACATACAGTCTAATGCTGCATCACCAACAACCGGCTTATCATCTAGCCTGAGAACGCTCGGGTCCTTTTCGAAACTTATGTGGGTAAGGTACCTGCGCAGCCA encodes:
- a CDS encoding uncharacterized protein (COG:S;~EggNog:ENOG410Q0FT) produces the protein MRGYTCLDTKSPRSFLFAVVANVGPQGTSRSLTVAYRQGCDSSTSPTARVEQVVADTLALIEVLSDPANRAPLEAERALAEVWYRRQSLSQQGDEVKSSERPIVPGTPQPPFVVPDGRHRGQQVESRPELPWRDDAPCEFPFTATCCLLGLLKNDSTRPGDVQLQSLSTIFRGDCAEYGLVVLDISDLDAVKYGIVAFPVRYMAEVSYRGEDFGWDPVEDRPPEKEPDIVPISPRPRKPLSVIQWLRRYLTHISFEKDPSVLRLDDKPVVGDAALDYIWPPEREETGEDQDKASSQGILSSISDYLWPSKPTTSVEDTSNSLTTSNEAPQMHIDRAIDGLLTLTQDPTDIDLDGSTFSNFQKLAEFRDQLRRRLEEIPDSLGSSKVSGYILRIIYAKYKHHNWVIFRNLSPRVIATAIISNELQDASALSLGVDNFDLNNGGLGDLAASLTKAPALKQVCILQRPDRDSDTASARFFTQLLQGRSGDLGWLRDKSIYSTWAFSAGLHSRTSTSSSTDSADFSSVIAQVFPAVHMFTFVDQLPQYQSSYKYYDMSNTLLDAESFSVRFLSYLRSLGSGSDKAILQFAYGSSSLTTDDDKAGLHVSPIPAGFFGSDPPRAIVRVRDLHPGSWIVLVEQDSSSNSENVFQYSFVRIRPVSAGITPGRQERPHIDDIEVVGVIMEFLRETVPGSDMSTHETESGSRVMAESSARELLEQLL